The segment CATTGTCCTGGGCCGTCTGGCGACTACGGCAGCGAACCTCCTCCGGGGCAAGCACAAGCCGATCTACGCCCCCCACATGGACATGGGCGATTTCGTCATCATCATCAACGCCGACAAGGTTCACCTGTCCGGCAACAAGAAGACCCAGAAGATGGCGTACCGCCACTCCGGGTACCCGGGCGGTCTGCGCTCTGTCCGCTACGACGAGCTGCTGGCCAAGAGCCCCGAGAAGGCCGTTGAGAAGGCCATCAAGGGCATGATCCCGAAGAACACCCTGGGCCGTCAGATGCTCTCGAAGCTGAAGGTCTACGCGGGCGAGAACCACCCGCACGCTGCTCAGCAGCCTGTACCGTTCGAGATCACCCAGGTCGCGCAGTAGTTCCGGCCATCCCCTAAGACGAAAAGAATCTGAGGAATATCGTGGCCGAGACCACCGCCGAAATCCCCGTCGAGGGCGAAGAGACCTACGCCGAGGTCACCACCTTCGAGTC is part of the Streptomyces qinzhouensis genome and harbors:
- the rplM gene encoding 50S ribosomal protein L13, whose protein sequence is MRTYSPKPGDVTRQWHIIDAQDIVLGRLATTAANLLRGKHKPIYAPHMDMGDFVIIINADKVHLSGNKKTQKMAYRHSGYPGGLRSVRYDELLAKSPEKAVEKAIKGMIPKNTLGRQMLSKLKVYAGENHPHAAQQPVPFEITQVAQ